From a single Rhodococcus qingshengii JCM 15477 genomic region:
- a CDS encoding VOC family protein, translating to MAHVQRFDHIGITVADLESATAFFVGLGLEVEGTGSVEGEFVETVCGIPGAKCEIAMLRPPGEGSRLELSSFVTPEHVPGSPAPMANEIGIRNVSFEVGDLQVAVDAVAADGYGLIGGIGEYENSVRMAYVRGPEGIIVSLFEQIA from the coding sequence ATGGCACACGTACAGCGTTTCGACCACATCGGCATCACCGTCGCGGACCTCGAATCAGCGACGGCATTCTTCGTCGGTCTGGGTCTCGAGGTGGAGGGCACCGGATCCGTGGAGGGTGAGTTCGTGGAAACCGTCTGCGGTATCCCTGGAGCCAAGTGCGAAATCGCCATGCTGCGCCCGCCGGGCGAAGGATCACGGCTCGAGCTCTCGTCCTTCGTCACGCCCGAGCACGTACCCGGATCGCCTGCTCCGATGGCCAACGAGATCGGGATACGCAACGTGTCTTTCGAGGTGGGCGATCTCCAGGTTGCGGTCGACGCGGTGGCTGCGGACGGTTACGGACTCATCGGCGGGATCGGCGAGTACGAGAACAGCGTGCGCATGGCCTACGTCCGGGGGCCAGAAGGGATCATCGTGTCCCTGTTCGAGCAGATCGCCTGA
- a CDS encoding TetR/AcrR family transcriptional regulator encodes MEDSTPVDGRKLRYQHRRAELLEQVTAYVTANGVGELSMRPLAKDLGISHATLIHHFGSKEQLLTEVVATLRDSSSLDISSGTDIVEMLTSYWNGRTSAESLPNFRLMFEIYGQALLHPERYREFLDHVVGDWLGGLAEAALAHGCPPDRADRYATIVLAQIRGLTLDLVTTGDRVRIDAAFAEFAAAMGALASSWKAI; translated from the coding sequence GTGGAGGACAGCACGCCGGTCGACGGCCGGAAACTGCGTTACCAGCATCGCCGTGCCGAATTGCTCGAGCAGGTAACCGCGTACGTCACGGCGAACGGCGTCGGTGAACTGTCCATGCGGCCATTGGCCAAGGATCTGGGGATCAGTCATGCGACACTCATCCATCATTTCGGTTCGAAGGAACAACTGCTCACTGAAGTAGTTGCCACCCTGCGAGACAGTTCTTCTCTCGACATCTCTTCCGGGACCGACATCGTCGAGATGTTGACGAGTTACTGGAATGGGCGCACATCAGCGGAATCGTTGCCGAACTTTCGCTTGATGTTCGAGATCTACGGACAGGCGTTGTTGCATCCGGAGCGGTATCGCGAGTTTCTCGACCATGTGGTGGGGGACTGGTTGGGTGGTTTGGCGGAAGCTGCGCTCGCGCACGGATGTCCACCCGATCGCGCTGATCGCTACGCGACGATCGTGTTGGCGCAGATTCGCGGGTTGACGCTCGATCTGGTGACCACCGGTGACCGCGTCAGAATCGACGCGGCGTTCGCCGAATTCGCGGCTGCGATGGGCGCTCTGGCCAGCTCCTGGAAGGCGATCTGA